A region of Polynucleobacter sp. JS-Mosq-20-D10 DNA encodes the following proteins:
- a CDS encoding valine--tRNA ligase, which yields MPNASNTPNSPDSPLTSSLDELAKSYEPAPIEAYWGPEWERRGIADATLVEGKGDFSIQLPPPNVTGTLHMGHAFNQTIMDGLVRHARMSGKNTLWVPGTDHAGIATQIVVERQLDAQKISRHDLGREKFLEKVWEWKETSGNTITRQIRRLGASIDWSKEYFTMDSKMSKAVVEVFVRLHEQGLIYRGKRLVNWDPVLGTAVSDLEVVSEEEDGSMWHIRYPLADGSGHLTVATTRPETLLGDVAVMVNPEDERYKNLIGKSVQLPLCNREIPIIADDYVDLAFGTGVVKVTPAHDFNDYAVGQRHQLPLINILTLDAKINENAPAVYQGLERFAARKQIVADLDAAGLLEKVQPHKLMVPRGDRTQTIIEPMLTDQWFVAVSKPSPDNQYQPGSSIAGAALDAVKNGDIKLVPENWISTYSQWLENIQDWCISRQLWWGHQIPAWYGEDGQIFVARSEEEAKVKATAAGYSGQLNRDPDVLDTWFSSALVPFSSLGWPEETPALNHFLPSSVLVTGFDIIFFWVARMVMMTCHFTGKVPFNTVYVHGLVRDAEGQKMSKSKGNTLDPIDLIDGIKIENLVAKRTTGLMNPKQAESISKKTKREFPEGIPAFGTDALRFTFASLASLGRNINFDQKRCEGYRNFCNKLWNATRFVLMNCPGNDEENGFAPCDNQCGPEGYLEFSAADRWIVSLLQRTEADVAKGFQNYRFDNIATSIYQFVWDEYCDWYLELAKVQLQTGTPAQQRATRRTLLRVLETILRMAHPLIPFITETLWQTVGPKVGKELAKQDKQTVALQPYPVAQLDKIDEQSEAWVAQIKSIVDACRNLRGEMQVSPALKVPLWISGPQDFLKKASPYLTALAKLSEVKIYDDESALESDAPGAPMALVGNLKLLLKIEVDVAAERIRLGKEIERLANEITKARSKLGNESFVARAPEEVVAQEKQRLAGFEQNYEKLVAQLERLK from the coding sequence ATGCCAAATGCTTCGAATACCCCTAATTCACCCGACTCCCCATTAACTAGTTCTTTAGACGAACTGGCCAAATCCTACGAACCCGCCCCAATTGAAGCTTATTGGGGTCCGGAATGGGAACGCCGAGGCATTGCCGACGCCACCCTAGTTGAGGGCAAGGGAGATTTCTCGATTCAGCTACCGCCACCGAATGTGACCGGCACACTACACATGGGTCACGCTTTTAACCAAACCATCATGGATGGCTTGGTGCGTCATGCCCGTATGTCTGGCAAAAATACCTTGTGGGTTCCGGGTACAGACCATGCTGGTATCGCCACACAAATCGTGGTTGAGCGCCAGCTTGATGCACAGAAGATCTCTCGCCACGATTTAGGTCGCGAGAAATTTTTAGAAAAAGTATGGGAGTGGAAAGAAACTTCTGGCAATACGATTACCCGTCAGATTCGTCGCTTAGGCGCCTCAATTGATTGGAGTAAAGAATATTTCACGATGGACAGCAAGATGTCCAAAGCAGTTGTTGAGGTATTCGTTCGCCTGCATGAACAAGGATTAATTTACCGCGGTAAACGTTTGGTGAACTGGGACCCGGTACTCGGCACGGCTGTTTCAGATCTAGAAGTAGTGAGCGAGGAAGAAGATGGCTCCATGTGGCACATCCGCTATCCATTAGCAGATGGCTCCGGACACCTGACCGTTGCTACCACGCGCCCAGAGACTTTATTGGGCGACGTCGCCGTGATGGTCAACCCAGAAGATGAGCGCTACAAAAACCTCATTGGCAAGTCAGTGCAATTGCCGCTATGCAATCGTGAAATTCCAATCATTGCCGATGACTATGTTGATTTAGCCTTTGGTACTGGTGTAGTTAAAGTAACACCTGCGCATGACTTCAACGACTATGCCGTTGGACAACGCCATCAATTACCACTCATCAATATCTTGACCCTCGATGCCAAGATTAATGAGAATGCGCCTGCGGTTTATCAAGGCCTTGAGCGCTTTGCTGCCCGCAAACAAATCGTTGCCGACTTAGATGCAGCCGGCTTATTAGAAAAAGTACAGCCACATAAATTAATGGTGCCACGCGGTGATCGCACCCAAACCATTATTGAACCGATGCTCACTGACCAGTGGTTTGTCGCAGTATCCAAACCCAGTCCAGATAACCAATATCAACCAGGCTCCTCTATTGCAGGCGCTGCGCTTGATGCAGTAAAAAATGGTGACATTAAACTCGTTCCAGAAAACTGGATTAGCACCTACTCTCAGTGGTTAGAAAATATTCAGGACTGGTGCATCTCTCGACAACTCTGGTGGGGTCATCAAATCCCCGCCTGGTATGGCGAGGATGGTCAAATTTTTGTAGCACGCTCTGAAGAAGAGGCGAAAGTCAAAGCTACTGCTGCCGGCTATAGCGGTCAACTCAATCGTGACCCCGATGTTTTGGACACTTGGTTTAGCTCTGCACTGGTGCCATTTAGTTCATTAGGCTGGCCAGAGGAAACGCCTGCCCTGAATCATTTCTTACCGTCATCGGTCTTGGTCACGGGCTTTGACATCATCTTCTTCTGGGTAGCCAGAATGGTCATGATGACCTGCCATTTCACTGGCAAGGTGCCTTTCAATACCGTGTATGTGCACGGCCTAGTTCGTGATGCTGAAGGCCAGAAGATGAGTAAGTCCAAAGGGAATACTTTGGATCCTATCGATTTAATTGACGGCATCAAGATTGAAAACTTGGTTGCAAAGCGCACTACCGGTTTGATGAATCCAAAGCAAGCTGAAAGCATTAGTAAAAAAACAAAGAGGGAGTTTCCAGAAGGCATTCCTGCATTTGGTACAGATGCTCTGCGCTTTACCTTCGCTTCACTTGCATCACTGGGTCGAAATATTAACTTTGACCAAAAACGTTGTGAAGGCTATCGTAACTTCTGCAACAAGCTATGGAACGCTACTCGCTTTGTGCTGATGAACTGCCCCGGCAACGATGAAGAAAATGGCTTTGCACCGTGCGACAACCAATGCGGTCCAGAAGGCTACCTCGAATTTTCAGCAGCAGATCGTTGGATTGTTTCTTTGTTGCAAAGAACCGAAGCTGATGTTGCGAAAGGCTTCCAAAACTATCGCTTTGACAATATTGCTACTAGCATCTACCAGTTTGTTTGGGATGAGTATTGCGATTGGTACTTAGAGCTAGCCAAGGTTCAATTACAAACTGGTACCCCTGCTCAGCAACGCGCTACTCGTCGTACCCTTCTACGCGTTTTGGAAACCATCTTGCGTATGGCGCATCCACTCATTCCATTCATTACCGAAACCCTTTGGCAAACCGTTGGACCGAAGGTTGGTAAAGAGCTTGCCAAACAAGATAAGCAAACCGTTGCGCTGCAGCCATACCCGGTTGCTCAACTCGATAAGATTGATGAGCAAAGCGAAGCTTGGGTAGCTCAGATTAAATCGATTGTGGATGCTTGCCGTAATCTACGTGGCGAGATGCAAGTTTCTCCTGCACTCAAGGTGCCTCTTTGGATTAGTGGCCCGCAAGATTTCTTGAAAAAGGCCAGTCCGTACTTGACTGCTTTAGCCAAACTATCTGAAGTCAAAATCTACGATGACGAGTCCGCCCTAGAGAGTGATGCCCCAGGCGCGCCAATGGCCTTGGTTGGTAATCTGAAGTTGTTACTCAAAATTGAAGTAGATGTAGCTGCTGAAAGAATTCGTCTAGGTAAGGAAATTGAGCGCCTAGCCAATGAAATCACGAAAGCACGCAGCAAGCTTGGTAACGAAAGCTTTGTAGCTCGTGCCCCAGAAGAGGTAGTTGCTCAAGAAAAACAACGCCTTGCAGGCTTTGAGCAAAACTATGAGAAGCTTGTTGCACAATTAGAACGCCTCAAATAA
- the galU gene encoding UTP--glucose-1-phosphate uridylyltransferase GalU: MPLHFNSKKVTKAVFPVAGFGTRFLPATKASPKEMLNVVDKPLIQYAVDEAIAAGITELIFVTGRSKRAIEDHFDKAYELEAALEAKNKQDLLHLVRSVKPDNVNCVYIRQSEPLGLGHAVLCAEKLVGDEPFAIILADDLLDGHPPVLSQMLKVHEEQEGSVLAVEKIDPSRSGSYGIISGNEIKKGIHLLNGIVEKPKPADAPSDLAVVGRYVLSSKIFDHIRNVKPGAGGEIQLTDAIASLLKEEPVFAYEYDGVRYDCGSKLGYLKASVDFALRHPEVGEEFAKYLKSRSLR; the protein is encoded by the coding sequence ATGCCATTACATTTCAACTCTAAAAAAGTAACGAAGGCTGTATTTCCGGTTGCGGGATTCGGTACGCGATTTTTACCAGCCACTAAAGCAAGTCCGAAAGAAATGCTCAATGTCGTTGATAAGCCGCTGATTCAATATGCGGTTGATGAAGCGATTGCCGCTGGAATTACTGAGTTAATTTTTGTTACAGGCCGTAGCAAACGCGCAATTGAAGATCACTTTGATAAAGCTTACGAATTAGAAGCAGCTCTTGAAGCTAAGAATAAGCAAGATCTTCTTCATCTAGTTCGCAGCGTGAAACCAGATAATGTGAATTGTGTTTACATCAGACAATCGGAGCCATTGGGTTTAGGTCATGCTGTTTTATGCGCTGAGAAGCTAGTAGGTGACGAACCTTTTGCAATCATCTTGGCGGATGACCTTTTAGATGGACACCCTCCAGTACTTTCGCAAATGCTGAAGGTTCATGAAGAGCAAGAGGGTTCAGTATTAGCCGTTGAGAAAATTGACCCCTCAAGAAGTGGCTCCTACGGAATCATCTCTGGCAATGAAATAAAAAAAGGTATCCATCTACTCAATGGCATCGTTGAAAAACCGAAGCCAGCTGATGCGCCATCCGATCTCGCAGTAGTAGGGCGCTACGTACTCTCATCAAAGATTTTTGATCACATTCGCAATGTAAAGCCTGGCGCAGGTGGAGAAATTCAGCTGACTGATGCCATTGCATCCTTGCTGAAAGAAGAACCTGTATTTGCCTATGAATATGATGGGGTCCGCTATGACTGTGGCAGTAAGTTGGGCTACCTAAAAGCTTCAGTTGACTTTGCTTTGCGCCACCCAGAAGTTGGCGAGGAATTTGCTAAATACCTAAAAAGCCGGTCTTTAAGGTAA
- a CDS encoding sulfurtransferase TusA family protein → MEFNLEVDAIGMNCPLPILRTKKALATMQSGEVLKVKATDAGAAHDFPAFAKQTGNELLSSTAEGDVLVFFLKRR, encoded by the coding sequence ATCGAATTTAATCTCGAGGTCGACGCGATCGGCATGAATTGCCCGCTCCCAATCCTGCGCACCAAGAAAGCCCTAGCTACCATGCAATCAGGTGAAGTACTGAAAGTGAAGGCCACAGATGCTGGTGCTGCCCATGACTTTCCTGCGTTTGCTAAGCAGACCGGTAATGAACTGCTCTCTAGTACTGCAGAGGGTGATGTTCTAGTTTTCTTTTTAAAGAGAAGATAG